ttttcactttttaattCTTTCCTTAACCTTTAAATATTCAGCCAAACTAGTAGAAGATTTTAGTCCAGAGACTGATTTGGTCAATTTCCTAAATTTAGTTTAGATTTTAATGTACCAGGGttaaataataatcacatttagAGTTCTTAACTTATTTTGTACAATTATTTCTTAATGTCCTATAACGTACCCAATCCAAAtggttatttgttttctttgctgtGATCCATAAAGCATCTCGCTCTTTAATACCAGAAGTGATTAATTAGTTAAACCAGGGATCATCTCTGTCTCTTATTACAGTAAAACTGATAAAACGTTCTTTATTGCAtaaagcgctatagaaataaagatgacttgacttgattcaAACAAACACCTGATCATCATCTCTTTGACTCAAATGGCACAGCAGTGATCGAAAGATTACATTAATGATGAATTCACCACATggcaaaactatttatttattataaaattatttttatttatcatttgtttaaatatactttatttgtgATCATATTAATTTTTTGCACACTTAAGGATCAGCTATATTAATACATACACACAGATCATCTCTTTGTACTCTTCACCCATTTACTAGTTTATCTGCTAGAACTTACCCATAAACAGAAGATACAGATATTCATCTTTAGAGAGTATCACAAGTCTTTATTCATTTCAATGTcctttcaaaaaaaatatataagatacTGTACAAAACCACACCGTTCAcactaatatacaatatataaaaattacattcaTGAAAGACATGCCTTGAAAGTCAGAAAACACAGTTTGAGTTTTGCTGTGTTTCTTCTTCAAGTTCACAAAGGTTTGAGTTTATTAAAGTCATATTCACTGATCAAACTGATCAATAATATGCTGTTATTTCACAGAAATCAATATAAAACAGAAACAAGAGTTTTAAAGCCTACATCCAGAGTTATATATCCAGTAGTTTGAGATATAAAATTGTGTAGAGTTTAGTGGAGTGAAGCTTGTGTGTTTCGTGAGCATCACATGAAAAGTCAAACAACACTCAGTGCTATAATATCACATCTTCTGGACGATTGTTGTCCTCATCATGTCTGACTCTCAGAAACATCCAGTTCTGGCGTCTACAAAGATTGGTGAAGTTTGGTTTTGTTTGGCGAATGAACGGCatcatgatgatgaagatgatgatgatgatgaaaccAAACACAACCACAGTGATGACAGTTCCCTTGAATCTTGGTGCTGGGTTTACTGCGTCCACACGTCCTGAGGAAACAGAAGAAATAATCaatagttatattaaatatataatagctTTCCAAGGGTTTAACTATTATTTTCAGGTTTAATTGTCTTTGTTAACCAGTTTTAAACCACTGTTAGTAGATTGAACATAAATGTACATTTGCAAAGATTTACTaaattataagcaaaaatattacagtatgcaGTACCTGTGTTAAGAGTGAAGATTTCTGCTTTTCCTGTTCCACACTGTGTTTGCACAAAGAATCTGAATTGTTCTTTCATCTCTGTAGTTGGAGTGTAGCGGCATGTGAAACTGTTTCTCTGTTCACAGGGGTTCACAGAAACATTTTGACGACAGATTGAAGAGTCATTAAAGATCTCAGGGTATTGAAACTTATACTTTGTAACGCAGCAGTTAGTGTTCTTCAGAGAGACGCTGCAGGTGAGATTCACTTCTTTCCCCACAGATACAGTCACATCATCACAGCTTACACTGATTCCTGAAAAATAACAATGAATCTCACATAATAgaggaaatgaaaaacaaaaaattcctgGATGATTGTTGTCCTCATCATGTCTGACTCTCAGAA
This portion of the Carassius gibelio isolate Cgi1373 ecotype wild population from Czech Republic chromosome A12, carGib1.2-hapl.c, whole genome shotgun sequence genome encodes:
- the LOC128025517 gene encoding uncharacterized protein LOC128025517 isoform X5, producing the protein MNVVNVVELFIVVWSFSAACQGSDDDISVSCDDVTGSVGKEVNLSCSVSLKITDCCITKYKFLYPEIYNDSSVCQDVSVNSCEQRDSFTCRYTPTTAMKEQFRFFASTTCGTKRTEFTLDTGISVSCDDVTVSVGKEVNLTCSVSLKNTNCCVTKYKFQYPEIFNDSSICRQNVSVNPCEQRNSFTCRYTPTTEMKEQFRFFVQTQCGTGKAEIFTLNTGRVDAVNPAPRFKGTVITVVVFGFIIIIIFIIMMPFIRQTKPNFTNLCRRQNWMFLRVRHDEDNNRPEDVIL
- the LOC128025517 gene encoding uncharacterized protein LOC128025517 isoform X8; protein product: MNALNAVQLFILVWTLTAVCQDDDEHISVSCDDVTGSVGKEVNLSCSVSLKITDCCITKYKFLYPEIYNDSSVCQDVSVNSCEQRDSFTCRYTPTTAMKEQFRFFASTTCGTKRTEFTLDTGISVSCDDVTVSVGKEVNLTCSVSLKNTNCCVTKYKFQYPEIFNDSSICRQNVSVNPCEQRNSFTCRYTPTTEMKEQFRFFVQTQCGTGKAEIFTLNTGRVDAVNPAPRFKGTVITVVVFGFIIIIIFIIMMPFIRQTKPNFTNLCRRQNWMFLRVRHDEDNNRPEDVIL
- the LOC128025517 gene encoding uncharacterized protein LOC128025517 isoform X7 → MNAVNVVQLFILVWTFTAVCQAYDEDISVSCDDVTGSVGKEVNLSCSVSLKITDCCITKYKFLYPEIYNDSSVCQDVSVNSCEQRDSFTCRYTPTTAMKEQFRFFASTTCGTKRTEFTLDTGISVSCDDVTVSVGKEVNLTCSVSLKNTNCCVTKYKFQYPEIFNDSSICRQNVSVNPCEQRNSFTCRYTPTTEMKEQFRFFVQTQCGTGKAEIFTLNTGRVDAVNPAPRFKGTVITVVVFGFIIIIIFIIMMPFIRQTKPNFTNLCRRQNWMFLRVRHDEDNNRPEDVIL
- the LOC128025517 gene encoding uncharacterized protein LOC128025517 isoform X1, with translation MHSDAEDRKRKKRRIRTMNAVNVVELFLVVLSFSAVCQGSDDDISVSCDDVTGSVGKEVNLSCSVSLKITDCCITKYKFLYPEIYNDSSVCQDVSVNSCEQRDSFTCRYTPTTAMKEQFRFFASTTCGTKRTEFTLDTGISVSCDDVTVSVGKEVNLTCSVSLKNTNCCVTKYKFQYPEIFNDSSICRQNVSVNPCEQRNSFTCRYTPTTEMKEQFRFFVQTQCGTGKAEIFTLNTGRVDAVNPAPRFKGTVITVVVFGFIIIIIFIIMMPFIRQTKPNFTNLCRRQNWMFLRVRHDEDNNRPEDVIL
- the LOC128025517 gene encoding uncharacterized protein LOC128025517 isoform X2 → MYLDAEDRKRKNRRIRTMNVVNVVELFIVVWSFSAACQGSDDDISVSCDDVTGSVGKEVNLSCSVSLKITDCCITKYKFLYPEIYNDSSVCQDVSVNSCEQRDSFTCRYTPTTAMKEQFRFFASTTCGTKRTEFTLDTGISVSCDDVTVSVGKEVNLTCSVSLKNTNCCVTKYKFQYPEIFNDSSICRQNVSVNPCEQRNSFTCRYTPTTEMKEQFRFFVQTQCGTGKAEIFTLNTGRVDAVNPAPRFKGTVITVVVFGFIIIIIFIIMMPFIRQTKPNFTNLCRRQNWMFLRVRHDEDNNRPEDVIL
- the LOC128025517 gene encoding uncharacterized protein LOC128025517 isoform X4 is translated as MGKSPKSTMNALNAVQLFILVWTLTAVCQDDDEHISVSCDDVTGSVGKEVNLSCSVSLKITDCCITKYKFLYPEIYNDSSVCQDVSVNSCEQRDSFTCRYTPTTAMKEQFRFFASTTCGTKRTEFTLDTGISVSCDDVTVSVGKEVNLTCSVSLKNTNCCVTKYKFQYPEIFNDSSICRQNVSVNPCEQRNSFTCRYTPTTEMKEQFRFFVQTQCGTGKAEIFTLNTGRVDAVNPAPRFKGTVITVVVFGFIIIIIFIIMMPFIRQTKPNFTNLCRRQNWMFLRVRHDEDNNRPEDVIL
- the LOC128025517 gene encoding uncharacterized protein LOC128025517 isoform X6 encodes the protein MNAVNVVELFLVVLSFSAVCQGSDDDISVSCDDVTGSVGKEVNLSCSVSLKITDCCITKYKFLYPEIYNDSSVCQDVSVNSCEQRDSFTCRYTPTTAMKEQFRFFASTTCGTKRTEFTLDTGISVSCDDVTVSVGKEVNLTCSVSLKNTNCCVTKYKFQYPEIFNDSSICRQNVSVNPCEQRNSFTCRYTPTTEMKEQFRFFVQTQCGTGKAEIFTLNTGRVDAVNPAPRFKGTVITVVVFGFIIIIIFIIMMPFIRQTKPNFTNLCRRQNWMFLRVRHDEDNNRPEDVIL
- the LOC128025517 gene encoding uncharacterized protein LOC128025517 isoform X3, encoding MHSDAEDRKRKKRRIRTMNVVNVVELFIVVWSFSAACQGSDDDISVSCDDVTGSVGKEVNLSCSVSLKITDCCITKYKFLYPEIYNDSSVCQDVSVNSCEQRDSFTCRYTPTTAMKEQFRFFASTTCGTKRTEFTLDTGISVSCDDVTVSVGKEVNLTCSVSLKNTNCCVTKYKFQYPEIFNDSSICRQNVSVNPCEQRNSFTCRYTPTTEMKEQFRFFVQTQCGTGKAEIFTLNTGRVDAVNPAPRFKGTVITVVVFGFIIIIIFIIMMPFIRQTKPNFTNLCRRQNWMFLRVRHDEDNNRPEDVIL